Part of the Micromonospora rhizosphaerae genome is shown below.
CGGAGGTGACGGTACGCCTGCTCGCCACCGACCTGCCGGCCGGCGCTGCGCTGGAGGCGGTCATCGGGACGGTGGACCTGGCCGGCCTCGCGGACCTCGCCCCCGCCACCAGCACCACCCGGATCTCTGCCCCGCAGCTACGACAGGGCCGGTACGACCTGCGGGTAAGGCCCGGCGTCGGCGCCTACGTCCGTACGCAGGTCAGAAGCGCGGACGGCGCCATTCTGGCGGTGAGCAACCCGGCCTGGTTCCTACGGACGCCGCCCACACACGGCATCCCGCCCGCCCGCCGCTTCTGACCGCCTCCACGAACGTCGCTCGCCACCGTGGTTTTCTGCTGCATCACCTATCGCAGGGACCGTTCGCCTATCGGGAGGGCCGGACATCGTCCGGCTTGAGAGCGACCGTCGCCAACGTCCGACCTTCGCTGTCGGCAAACTCGACCTCGTACGCCTGCTCGGGCGCGGTGAAGATGTGCACGATCGTTCCTATCGACCCGGCCGGAAGATTCTCCTCAGGCACGTCGGAGATCAGTTCGACCACGTCATAGAGATTCACGGAAAGTCCTCAGGGGAACGAGATGGTGATGAGTCGGGGCGTCGAGGATCCCACTTCGAGCATCCACGCGGTTCGGACCATGATAGTTCCCTTGGGGCCCGTCAGCGGGAGGTCCACCGACCACCTCTGCCCGTACTGGTCAGCCTTGCCGAGGACGGGAATGCCCTCACGTACCCCATTGCGGATCTGCTCTTCGATCAAGGCAGCGTCCTCAACGTCCAGACCAGTTGCTGAGTTGATGACGCGATATTTGTTTTTGCCAACTGGATGATCCGGGTTCATCGCATAGCTCGTAATTTTCCGTGCGTCGATCTCAGGATTGTTGAAGTCGGCGGCGCTCGGGCTGCCAGGAGTCGTCGGCGACTCCGGCTCACGATGTGACGGTGACGGCTTTTCTCCGTTCCTGGTGAGGCGGGTCAACCACTGCTTCAGCTTCTCGATGAGGTCGCCGAGGCGGCGCATCTCCGGGATGAGCCGCCGCAGGCTGGCCAGCAGCCCGCGCAGCCACTGCGCGATCTTCGCCGCCCACGCCGCCACCGTCGTGGTGACCTGCTCGACGACCAGGGGAGTGGCGAGCCCGAGGCTGGCCGCCTCCTCGGCCGCGTACACGATCAGGCGGGAGACGCAGGTGGCGATGGCGTCGCGGACCATCAGCCGGACGGCGGAGATGAGCATGCCGGCGCCCTCGGTGGCCAGCGCCATGGTCTCGGCGGCCTGGCTCAGCCCGACGATCGCCTGCTGCTGCTCGGCCGCCCAGCCGCGGTAGGCCGGCCCGGCGCTGCCGCCCCACTCCGCCACGTCCATCCGGACCGCCCGGGCCAGGCTCTCCGCCTCGTCGCGCAGCGAACCGGCGACGTTGCGCCAGGTCTGGGCGTGCGCGGCTATCTGCGCCGGGTCGCCGGCCAACCAGTCGAGCGCCTCGGTGAGCGGGCGGACGTGCTCGATGATCCAGGAGACCCCGTACTGAAGCAGGGAGCCGACCGGGTCGGAGACGAGCGCCAGGCCATCCAGGCTCGCCCCGATCAC
Proteins encoded:
- a CDS encoding WXG100 family type VII secretion target; amino-acid sequence: MTASPLVAAPADGPVNPWAGVWIAEDIQLIGEGIRNGSWIDGTLGVIGASLDGLALVSDPVGSLLQYGVSWIIEHVRPLTEALDWLAGDPAQIAAHAQTWRNVAGSLRDEAESLARAVRMDVAEWGGSAGPAYRGWAAEQQQAIVGLSQAAETMALATEGAGMLISAVRLMVRDAIATCVSRLIVYAAEEAASLGLATPLVVEQVTTTVAAWAAKIAQWLRGLLASLRRLIPEMRRLGDLIEKLKQWLTRLTRNGEKPSPSHREPESPTTPGSPSAADFNNPEIDARKITSYAMNPDHPVGKNKYRVINSATGLDVEDAALIEEQIRNGVREGIPVLGKADQYGQRWSVDLPLTGPKGTIMVRTAWMLEVGSSTPRLITISFP
- a CDS encoding DUF4926 domain-containing protein — its product is MNLYDVVELISDVPEENLPAGSIGTIVHIFTAPEQAYEVEFADSEGRTLATVALKPDDVRPSR